The Lysinibacter cavernae genome has a window encoding:
- a CDS encoding FadR/GntR family transcriptional regulator codes for MTTPKAWELVLAHIEAQLSSGELSPGDHLPGERALAADLDVGRSSVREALRVLEALGLIRTQTGSGPTSGAIIVSRPSGGMSMLMRLQVAAQGFAVRDVVKTRLILESAVARELATASSPNLDEPKTLLEAMEQHDLTETEYLLLDAQYHLSLAEAAGNDVLTSTMAGLRSAIEHYVIDASASLPDWATTARRLQHEHRGILESIEAKDADTASDRITAHISGYYAETQISDHQTPEG; via the coding sequence ATGACCACCCCAAAAGCATGGGAGCTTGTGCTCGCCCACATCGAGGCGCAGCTCTCCTCCGGCGAACTCAGCCCAGGCGACCACCTGCCAGGCGAGCGCGCCCTTGCCGCCGACCTCGATGTTGGCCGCTCATCCGTTCGGGAGGCGCTCCGTGTGCTCGAAGCGCTCGGCCTCATCCGCACGCAGACCGGCTCGGGCCCAACCTCGGGTGCCATCATCGTTTCGCGTCCCTCCGGAGGCATGAGCATGCTCATGCGGCTTCAGGTGGCGGCGCAGGGATTTGCAGTTCGCGACGTAGTCAAGACGCGACTCATCCTTGAATCGGCCGTCGCCCGCGAGCTCGCAACGGCATCCAGCCCCAACCTCGACGAGCCAAAGACCCTACTCGAGGCGATGGAACAGCACGACCTCACCGAAACCGAATACCTACTGCTCGACGCGCAGTATCACCTCTCACTCGCAGAGGCAGCCGGCAACGACGTGCTCACCTCAACCATGGCGGGCCTTCGCAGCGCCATCGAGCACTACGTCATCGATGCGTCAGCGAGCCTGCCCGATTGGGCGACAACCGCGCGCCGCCTGCAGCACGAACACCGCGGCATCCTTGAGTCAATCGAGGCGAAGGATGCCGATACGGCCAGCGACCGCATCACCGCCCACATCAGCGGATACTACGCCGAGACCCAAATTTCTGACCACCAAACACCCGAAGGATAA